From one Triticum urartu cultivar G1812 chromosome 3, Tu2.1, whole genome shotgun sequence genomic stretch:
- the LOC125542482 gene encoding non-specific lipid-transfer protein 4.3-like, with amino-acid sequence MARAAVARLVLVALVATMLLIATDAAISCGQVNSALSPCISYARGNGANPSVACCSGVRRLAGAVRSTNDKKTTCNCIKSAAGGLNAGKAADIPSKCSVSIPYAISPSLDCSTIR; translated from the coding sequence ATGGCCCGTGCTGCAGTTGCTCGGCTCGTGCTGGTCGCCCTGGTGGCGACAATGCTCCTCATAGCCACCGACGCGGCCATCTCATGCGGTCAGGTGAACTCCGCCTTGAGCCCCTGCATCTCCTATGCACGAGGCAATGGTGCCAACCCGTCTGTGGCCTGCTGCAGCGGCGTCAGGAGACTTGCAGGCGCAGTGCGAAGCACCAATGACAAGAAAACGACGTGCAACTGCATCAAGAGCGCTGCTGGTGGGCTCAACGCTGGCAAGGCCGCCGACATCCCCTCCAAGTGCAGCGTCAGCATCCCATACGCCATCAGCCCTTCCCTCGACTGCTCTACTATTCGCTAA